In the Halosolutus gelatinilyticus genome, AGCTGCTTTTCTACCTCCCGGAGTCCTTCCTTGATCGACTGTCGCTCGAAGTACACGCCCTCGACGGTGAAGACCAGAACGGCGATGACGACGACGAGCCAGAACACCGACGGCATCTGCGAGTAGAGGTACCAGAGGAGCATGACGAAGAACGCGCCCGAGCCGATCGTACCGACGAGCGGGGGAACCGGGTTGATGTCCGCCTCGTCGCGTTTGGCCAGCGCCGTCGCGCTCATCGCGCCGAAGACGGCGATGAAGGCGAGCGAGGCGAACTCCACGACGGATTCGAGGCTCCCGAGCGTGGTAAACGCGGCAGTGAAAAAGCCGATGACGAGGACGGCACGCGCCGGGGCGGCCTGCGCATCCGGATCGCCCATCCGATCGGGGAGGATGCCGTCGGAGATGAGGTTCTTGGCGAAGATCGCTTCGCTGAACAGCGTCGAGTTGATGGCACTCGCCGTCGAGATGAGCCCGGCGATCCCGACGGCGAGCGCGAGCCACTTCGAAATCACGAGGCCGCCGTAGAGCAGTGCCGCTTCGGGCTGGGCGGCGACTACCTCCTCCGGAAGCAAACTCGTGATGACGAACCCCACGAGGATGTAGATGAACGCCGCGATCGGGATCGAGATGAACGTCGCTTTCGCGAGCGTTTCGTCGGGATCGTCGAACTGCTCCTGATCGTAGAACAGCAGCTGCCACCCCTCGAAGGAGACGAACCCGATGGACGCAGCGAGGATCGGGTTGAAGTTGTGACT is a window encoding:
- a CDS encoding APC family permease yields the protein MSQDFGVGTAVALGVGGIVGGGIYAAIGIVVAAAGVLTWFAYSIATVVVLCCAYSYIKLNDLTEENGGSVTFIEELTGRTRIAGVVGWTLVVGYIGTMAMYAYAFGAYTQMMLGVEYVWGLPSRQFLSIGVIAVFVGINLLGAGSTAAVERYLVFIQAGVIAAFGFIALWFGFNNQLLQPGLSSLVRSLSSHNFNPILAASIGFVSFEGWQLLFYDQEQFDDPDETLAKATFISIPIAAFIYILVGFVITSLLPEEVVAAQPEAALLYGGLVISKWLALAVGIAGLISTASAINSTLFSEAIFAKNLISDGILPDRMGDPDAQAAPARAVLVIGFFTAAFTTLGSLESVVEFASLAFIAVFGAMSATALAKRDEADINPVPPLVGTIGSGAFFVMLLWYLYSQMPSVFWLVVVIAVLVFTVEGVYFERQSIKEGLREVEKQL